One genomic region from Argentina anserina chromosome 2, drPotAnse1.1, whole genome shotgun sequence encodes:
- the LOC126785439 gene encoding CLIP-associated protein isoform X1, translating into MEQALELARAKDTKERMAGVERLHQLLEASRKSLTSPEVTSLVDCCMDLLKDNNFRVSQGALQALASAAVLSGDHLKLHFNALVPAVVERLGDAKQPVRDAASRLLLTLMEVSSPTLIVERAGTYAWRHKSWRVREEFARTVTSAIGLFASTELFLQRAILPPILQMLTDSNPGVRDAAILCIEEMYTQAGTQFRDELQRHQLPMSMVKDINARLERIEPKNRSSDGLSAVETKPLSHNPKRSSPKAKSSSRESSLFGAEADPTVKSVDPIKVYSEKELIREVEKIASTLVPEKDWSIRIAAMQRIEGLVYGGAADYQSFRGLLKQLVNPLSTQLSDRRSSIVKQACHLLCFLSKELLGDFEAYAEIFIPVLFKLVVITVLVIAESADNCIKTMLRNCKVARVLPRIADCAKNDRNAILRARCCDYALLILEYWADEPEIQRSADLYEDLIRCCVADAMSEVRSTARMCYRMFSKTWPERSRRLFSLFDPVIQRLINEEDGGIHRRHASPSVRDRVTPVSFTPQPSASSKLPGYGTSAIVGMDKTSSLSSGTSFSSGLHLSQGKSVAKGTERSLESVLHASKQKVSAIESMLRGLELSGHNSSTLRSSSLDLGVDPPSSRDPPFPAAVSASNHLSNSLMTDSTTSGIKGSNRNGGLVLSDIITQIQASKDSAKSSYCSHLSAETLPTVSSYTMKRASDRIHERGFIEENNESREARRTLNHHADRHYLDSSQRDGNFRDSHNNHIPNFQRPLLRKNVTGRISAGRRRSFDDSQLSQEMANYVEGPASLNDALSEGLSPSSDWSARVAAFNYLQSLLQQGQKGIQEVIQSFEKVMKLFFQHLDDPHHKVAQAALSTLADVIPSCRKPFESYMERILPHVFSRLVDPKEVVRQPCSTTLVIVGKTYSVDSLLPALLRSLDEQRSPKAKLAVIEFSIGSFNKHSVNPEGSGNSGILKLWLSKLAPLVHDKNTKLKEAAITCIISVYSHFDPTAVLNFILSLSVEEQNSLRRALKQKTPRIEVDLMNFLQNKKERQRKSSYDPSDAVGSSSEEGYVSASKKSHFFGRYSAGSVDSDGGRKWSSTQETALATSSVGQAASDHTAENFYQNFETGSNTDSLNLKTKDPSYMISAMSQNSGSWSSPLDSGDGRLNLESSRTHSLDVNGILNLDYIGAAESMGQTESSTDLDQNHHQPKVNSIPESGPSIPQILHLIGTGTEESPAENKCGALQQLIEASITNDHSIWTKYFNQILTVVLEVLDDFDSSIRELSLSLIIEMLKNQKEAMEDSIEIVIEKLLHVTKDVVPQVSNESEHCLSVVVSQYDPFRCLSVIVPLLVTEDEKTLVTCINCLTKLVGRLSQEELMAQLPSFLPALFEAFGNQSADVRKTVVFCLVDIYIMLGKAFLPYLEGLNSTQLRLVTIYANRISQARTGTPLDANHD; encoded by the exons ATGGAGCAAGCGCTTGAACTCGCGCGCGCCAAGGACACGAAGGAGCGCATGGCCGGAGTGGAGCGCCTCCACCAGCTTCTCGAAGCTTCCAGGAAGAGCCTCACCTCGCCGGAGGTCACCTCCCTCGTCGATTGCTGCATGGATCTTCTCAAGGACAACAACTTCCGCGTCTCCCAGGGCGCTCTCCAGGCCCTCGCCTCCGCCGCCGTCCTCTCCGGCGACCATCTCAAGCTCCACTTCAATGCGCTTGTCCCCGCCGTTGTCGAGCGCCTTGGCGATGCTAAGCAGCCCGTCCGCGACGCCGCCAGCAGGCTCCTGCTTACCCTAATGGAG GTTTCTTCTCCGACGCTCATTGTTGAAAGAGCTGGTACTTATGCTTGGAGACACAAAAGCTGGAGAGTTAGAGAAGAGTTTGCACGAACTGTCACCTCAGCAATTGGTCTTTTTGCATCAACTGAACTTTTTCTTCAGCGTGCTATACTTCCGCCG ATTCTGCAGATGTTAACTGATTCAAATCCCGGTGTAAGGGATGCTGCTATACTGTGCATTGAG GAGATGTACACACAGGCAGGGACTCAGTTCCGTGATGAATTACAGCGGCACCAGCTTCCCATGTCCATG GTGAAGGATATCAATGCAAGGCTAGAGAGGATTGAACCTAAGAACCGCTCATCGGATGGACTTAGTGCTGTAGAAACGAAGCCCTTGAGCCATAACCCAAAGAGAAGTAGTCCCAAGGCTAAGAGTTCGTCAAGGGAAAGTTCTCTATTTGGAG CAGAAGCTGATCCAACTGTTAAATCTGTAGACCCTATAAAAGTTTATTCTGAAAAAGAACTAATAAGAGAAGTGGAGAAAATAGCTTCTACCCTTGTACCAGAGAAAGACTGGTCAATTCGGATTGCTGCAATGCAGAGAATTGAAGGGCTTGTATATGGTG GTGCTGCTGATTATCAATCCTTCCGGGGACTTCTGAAGCAACTTGTTAACCCTCTAAGCACCCAATTATCTGACCGAAGGTCTAGCATAGTGAAGCAG gCTTGCCATCTGTTATGCTTTTTGTCGAAGGAGCTATTGGGAGATTTTGAGGCATATGCAGAGATTTTCATTCCA GTCCTTTTCAAGCTGGTTGTGATCACTGTACTTGTAATTGCAGAGTCTGCAGATAACTGCATAAAAACG ATGCTGCGTAACTGTAAAGTTGCTCGAGTGCTTCCTCGTATTGCTGATTGTGCTAAGAATGACCGTAATGCAATACTTCGAGCAAG GTGCTGTGACTATGCACTGTTGATATTAGAGTATTGGGCTGATGAACCTGAAATACAGAGATCAGCAGATTTATATGAAGATCTAATAAGATGCTGTGTTGCAGATGCAATGAGCGAG GTCCGTTCAACTGCAAGAATGTGCTATAGAATGTTTTCAAAAACTTGGCCAGAGCGTTCCCGAAGATTATTTTCACTCTTTGATCCTGTTATTCAAAGG TTAATCAATGAAGAGGATGGGGGGATACATAGGCGTCATGCTTCTCCTTCTGTTCGTGATAGGGTTACACCCGTCTCATTCACTCCCCAGCCATCTGCATCTTCAAAACTACCTGGATATGGAACTTCTGCTATTGTTGGAATGGATAAAACTTCAAGTTTATCCTCTGGGACTTCTTTCTCTTCAGGACTTCATCTTTCACAAGGGAAGTCAGTTGCTAAAGGTACTGAGCGTAGTCTGGAAAGTGTGCTGCATGCAAGCAAACAGAAGGTCAGTGCAATTGAAAGCATGCTTAGAGGTTTGGAGTTGTCCGGACATAATTCTTCTACACTCCGGTCATCTAGTCTGGATCTAG GAGTTGACCCTCCATCATCTCGTGACCCACCATTTCCTGCTGCTGTCTCAgcttctaatcatctttcaaaCTCTCTAATGACAGATTCAACTACCTCAGGTATCAAAGGTAGTAACCGCAATGGTGGCCTGGTTTTGTCTGATATCATCACGCAAATTCAAGCTTCCAAAGATTCTGCTAAATCATCATATTGTAGTCATTTGTCAGCTGAAACACTGCCAACTGTTTCATCCTACACCATGAAGAGGGCTTCTGACAGAATCCACGAGAGGGGTTTTATTGAAGAGAATAATGAAAGCAGGGAGGCTCGGCGAACTCTGAATCATCATGCTGACAGGCATTATCTGGACTCATCTCAAAGGGATGGAAACTTTAGGGATTCACATAATAATCATATTCCCAATTTTCAAAGGCCCCTCTTAAGAAAGAATGTAACAGGAAGAATATCTGCTGGCAGGAGGAGAAGTTTTGATGATAGCCAGCTCTCACAGGAGATGGCAAATTATGTAGAAGGTCCAGCATCACTAAATGATGCTCTGAGTGAAGGACTTAGTCCCTCTTCAGACTGGTCAGCTAGGGTTGCTGCATTTAATTACCTTCAGTCTTTGCTGCAGCAAGGCCAAAAAGGAATTCAAGAAGTGATTCAGAGTTTTGAGAAAGTAATGAAGTTGTTTTTCCAGCACTTGGATGATCCGCATCATAAAGTTGCACAAGCAGCCCTTTCAACACTTGCAGATGTCATTCCATCTTGCCGTAAGCCCTTTGAAAGTTACATGGAAAGGATCCTACCTCATGTTTTCTCACGGTTAGTTGACCCAAAGGAGGTAGTTAGGCAACCTTGCTCAACAACTTTGGTTATTGTTGGCAAGACATACAGTGTAGATTCCCTCTTACCAGCTTTGCTCCGTTCACTAGATGAACAGCGATCACCAAAGGCTAAATTAGCTGTTATTGAGTTTTCTATCGGTTCATTTAACAAACATTCAGTGAATCCTGAAGGTTCTGGTAATAGCGGCATTCTAAAATTATGGCTTTCAAAGTTAGCTCCATTGGTCCATGATAAAAACACTAAACTGAAGGAGGCAGCTATTACATGCATAATCTCTGTATACTCCCACTTTGATCCAACAGCGGTGTTGAATTTTATTCTTAGCTTGTCAGTTGAAGAACAAAATTCTTTACGAAGAGCCTTGAAACAAAAGACTCCTCGCATTGAAGTGGACCTTATGAACTTTTTGCAAAACAAGAAGGAGCGTCAGCGCAAGTCTTCTTATGATCCATCTGATGCAGTTGGATCATCTTCGGAAGAAGGATACGTAAGTGCATCAAAGAAGAGTCATTTCTTTGGGAGGTACTCTGCTGGTTCAGTTGATAGTGATGGTGGGAGGAAGTGGAGTTCCACCCAAGAAACAGCCTTGGCCACTAGTTCTGTTGGCCAAGCTGCTTCTGATCACACTGCTGAAAACTTTTATCAGAATTTTGAGACTGGTTCTAACACTGATAGTCTTAATTTAAAAACTAAGGATCCATCTTATATGATCAGTGCCATGAGTCAGAATTCTGGTTCCTGGTCTAGCCCTCTGGACAGTGGCGATGGTAGATTAAATTTAGAAAGTTCGCGTACTCATTCTTTGGATGTTAACGGAATTTTAAACTTGGACTATATTGGGGCTGCTGAGAGCATGGGGCAAACTGAATCTTCCACGGACTTGGATCAGAATCACCACCAACCTAAGGTCAATTCTATTCCAGAGTCAGGTCCCAGCATCCCTCAGATACTCCACCTG ATTGGCACTGGAACTGAGGAAAGCCCTGCAGAAAACAAGTGTGGTGCTCTTCAACAGCTAATTGAAGCTTCAATAACTAATGACCACTCTATTTGGACCAAG TACTTCAATCAAATTTTGACAGTTGTACTTGAGGTGTTGGATGATTTTGACTCCTCCATCCGGGAACTCTCTCTTTCGTTAATTATTGAAATGCTTAAGAACCAG AAAGAGGCAATGGAAGACTCTATTGAAATTGTAATTGAGAAGCTGCTGCATGTTACAAAAGACGTAGTTCCCCAG GTTTCAAATGAATCAGAGCACTGCTTGAGTGTTGTTGTGTCTCAGTATGATCCATTCAGATGTTTAAgt GTCATTGTCCCTTTATTGGTAACTGAAGACGAGAAAACTCTTGTTACTTGCATAAACTGTTTGACGAAG CTTGTAGGCAGGCTTTCACAGGAGGAACTAATGGCTCAATTACCATCTTTTTTGCCTGCACTGTTTGAAGCGTTTGGAAACCAGAGTGCTGATGTTCGCAAG ACCGTTGTCTTCTGTTtagttgatatatatatcatgcttGGCAAAGCATTCTTGCCGTATCTGGAGGGGCTCAACAGCACGCAGTTAAGGTTGGTGACTATTTATGCGAATCGAATTTCACAAGCGAGGACAGGCACACCATTAGACGCTAACCATGATTAG